In Campylobacter massiliensis, the DNA window GCGCCTCCTAGCAGCGCCACGATGCCGGTCGCCACGTTTTCTTTGGGTATGCCGTATAGCTGCTCGACGCTACCGTCTAGCTTGTCTATGCCCTCCACGATTAAGCGCCGCCCCTCATCTCGCTGCGCCGCAGGAAAAAGCGCCGCCAGCCGTTCAACGCCGTCCGCGTATATATTCAAAAAACCATCCCCCGCTCTCACCAGCGCGCCCGTATAGAGTATATCGGTCTTAACGTCTTTGACATAGGCGGAATCATCGGGCGGATTTAAATTCTTCTTCGCCTGATTCATAGCACGGTTATACGCATCCTGCCGCAACCACTGCTCGTTAAAATCGATATAATCGATAACATAAAGCGCCTGCGCGCCGCTAAAACACATCACTGCTCCAAGCGCCGCCGCGCCGACTCGAATTTTGCCTAAAATTTTCATAAAACGCCTCCGAAAATAAAATTTCATGCGGCAGCTCCGCATTGCCGGTATTATACCTAAAATAATGCGGCTGCTATATTTTTTATTTGATTGCCTCTACGCCGCCACGCAGACGGAGGCTAAAGGCGTGCAAATTTATCATCCTAGAGCTTTTGTGCAAACGCACGGCAAGTAGCCAAATTTCGCGCTTAGGCTCAAATTTGACGCCGCTAGCAGTCTAAATTTACTAGCCGCTCCGCTCGCAAAATCGGCGCTAAAATTTAATACCTCGTACGACCTGCGCGCCAAGACCCGTTTGCATATGCCGCAAAAACATCGCGTGATAAAAGTCCCCCTCGTGCCCCGGCGCGTCGTAGGTGGCGACGAGGTTTGCCGGTACTAGGACTTTGCGCCTGATGTTTGACTCGTTTGCGCTAAGCTTTAGGTGCGAGACTAGTTGATAGACGCATAGATCTGTGCAGTCGCCGAGCACTACGAAGGTGTCTATGTGCGGATTTTGCGCGATAAACGCGTTAAATTCGGCGCAGTAGGCCGCGCTCAGGGAGTTTTTGCGAAAGATTTTTATCTCGTCAAAAAACGGTAGATCGCGCAGCTGCGGTATCGTCTTTGCGCCCTCGGTGCCTTTGATAGCGTGCGGCGGAAATGCGTCAAA includes these proteins:
- a CDS encoding cysteine hydrolase family protein, producing MKFDAKILEDLAKWFEELKEIKLSEILAGDAANTAFISVDMIEGFCSTGPLASPRVGAIADAIAQAFSAAYAAGARNLVLLEDSHEANCAEFDAFPPHAIKGTEGAKTIPQLRDLPFFDEIKIFRKNSLSAAYCAEFNAFIAQNPHIDTFVVLGDCTDLCVYQLVSHLKLSANESNIRRKVLVPANLVATYDAPGHEGDFYHAMFLRHMQTGLGAQVVRGIKF
- a CDS encoding DUF6683 family protein, whose protein sequence is MKILGKIRVGAAALGAVMCFSGAQALYVIDYIDFNEQWLRQDAYNRAMNQAKKNLNPPDDSAYVKDVKTDILYTGALVRAGDGFLNIYADGVERLAALFPAAQRDEGRRLIVEGIDKLDGSVEQLYGIPKENVATGIVALLGGAYAAYFNHPMPDEAVKPAFLQIAEFLRKKPELFEGKATEMMNSYQISMGLGFLLMAMQQELQQHPNPAHETELKAIGRLVFKSLLNVEPEQMDFTASGIVFK